A region from the Osmerus eperlanus chromosome 11, fOsmEpe2.1, whole genome shotgun sequence genome encodes:
- the LOC134028800 gene encoding myelin protein zero-like protein 2 has protein sequence MCVKRFYLFAVLSGLAASGVLQVNGIKVYMSSSDVEAVNGTNVRLKCTFTSTSPIHPAALTISWSFRPLQPGREESVFYYHDKPYPPPEGRFRKRVEWAGDIMGRDASIVLREVKFTYNGTYVCQVKNPPDVHGNAGEVHLHVVTTASFSEIAILAASIGGAVVVLVIVLITVVSVKRCRKERPEGLEEVPGGERKDPTVCDPARAVHLYMPEKEYEIDSSDGMISDASTKDPSSSEDEEQDSDDAGGDDSD, from the exons GCGTGCTGCAAGTCAACGGGATAAAGGTCTACATGTCCTCTTCGGATGTCGAGGCAGTGAACGGAACTAACGTGCGGCTCAAGTGCACGTTCACCAGCACCTCGCCCATCCACCCGGCCGCCCTCACCATCTCCTGGAGCTTCAGGCCTCTCCAACCCGGGCGAGAGGAGTCt GTGTTCTACTACCATGACAAGCCCTACCCGCCTCCGGAGGGGCGGTTTCGTAAGCGGGTGGAGTGGGCGGGAGACATCATGGGGCGCGACGCCTCAATTGTGCTGCGAGAGGTCAAGTTCACCTACAACGGAACCTACGTCTGTCAGGTGAAGAACCCACCGGACGTCCACGGCAATGCAGGGGAGGTCCACCTTCACGTTGTGACTACAG CTTCCTTCTCGGAGATTGCTATCCTGGCTGCATCCATTGGGGGCGCCGTTGTGGTTCTTGTCATCGTCCTTATCACCGTGGTTTCTGTGAAGCGCTGCAGGAAAGAAAGGCCGGAAGGCTTAGAGGAGGTGcccggaggagagagaaaagacccTACCGTGTG CGACCCTGCAAGGGCTGTCCATTTGTATATGCCGGAGAAGGAGTATGAGATTGACAGCTCAGATGGTATGATATCTGACGCCAGCACTAAAGACCCCAGCTCCTCCGAAGACGAGGAACAGGACTCTGATGATGCGGGGGGAGATGACAGTGACTGA